The following proteins are co-located in the Vigna unguiculata cultivar IT97K-499-35 chromosome 9, ASM411807v1, whole genome shotgun sequence genome:
- the LOC114164236 gene encoding uncharacterized protein LOC114164236: protein MKRTHFTLPHVADITCMDPNRPPLVPEKLSKTVRFLGFFIQNDVMKRGKSIGKALNDVVVRHHQALTCRPRDAHVSFVSPLEYQFSCSGSPPRRLSHASRRKLSPPSSSRSPAHHRAVRMCRGGGDGIVERRVKIAGSAASMLNDVVEKEFHVDEAAEEFIARFYRELRLQKWLDHYC from the coding sequence ATGAAACGGACACACTTCACTCTGCCACATGTGGCAGACATCACATGCATGGACCCCAACCGGCCACCGCTCGTGCCGGAGAAGCTCTCCAAAACGGTGCGTTTCCTCGGCTTCTTCATCCAAAACGACGTCATGAAGCGCGGGAAGAGCATAGGGAAGGCGCTCAACGACGTCGTCGTGCGCCACCACCAGGCCCTCACCTGCCGCCCACGTGATGCTCACGTCTCCTTCGTGTCGCCGTTGGAGTATCAGTTCAGCTGCAGCGGGAGTCCGCCGCGGCGCCTCTCGCATGCCAGCCGGAGGAAGCTCTCCCCGCCCTCTTCGAGCCGCTCGCCGGCTCATCATCGCGCTGTGAGGATGTGCCGTGGCGGCGGTGACGGCATCGTGGAGAGGCGCGTGAAGATCGCGGGGTCCGCCGCTTCCATGCTGAACGACGTCGTGGAGAAGGAGTTCCACGTGGACGAGGCCGCGGAGGAGTTCATAGCGAGGTTCTACAGAGAGTTGAGGTTGCAGAAATGGCTGGATCACTATTGCTGA
- the LOC114164566 gene encoding lachrymatory-factor synthase-like: MGEESDKRWKGKVVVELAETNAEVAWTVVEDFCSIHKWMSLDTCYQLEGTLGKPGLIRYCASTVDVENTPTLKWAKEKVLAIDPVERCLTYEIVENNMGFKFYVATLKVLSNEEGGCKIEWEFVCDPVEGWSCEGLESYVESSLKVVKKNIELAYNTP, from the coding sequence ATGGGAGAGGAATCTGATAAAAGATGGAAAGGTAAAGTAGTGGTTGAGCTTGCAGAAACAAATGCTGAAGTAGCATGGACTGTGGTAGAAGATTTCTGCAGCATCCATAAGTGGATGTCACTAGACACATGCTATCAACTAGAGGGTACTCTTGGCAAACCTGGTCTCATCAGATACTGTGCTTCAACAGTTGATGTGGAGAACACCCCGACACTGAAGTGGGCCAAAGAGAAGGTACTTGCCATTGATCCTGTCGAACGATGTTTGACTTATGAAATTGTCGAGAACAACATGGGATTTAAGTTCTATGTGGCCACACTCAAAGTGCTGTCAAACGAGGAGGGGGGATGCAAGATTGAATGGGAATTTGTGTGTGATCCAGTGGAAGGGTGGAGTTGTGAAGGTTTGGAGTCATATGTTGAGTCTTCTCTGAAGGTCGTGAAGAAGAACATCGAACTTGCATACAACACACCATAG
- the LOC114162606 gene encoding lachrymatory-factor synthase-like yields the protein MTEESTLKWEGKAMAELPDTDPQFTWNVFEDFCNLHKWIPIETCYQVEGVSGQPGLIRYCANSTVEEEEGVGDDAQKTTTIKWAKEKLLQIDPVQRCLTYEVGENNIGFKSYVATIKVFPINHHRGSKIEWSFVCDPVQGWTFQDLNSIIESYVEIVAKKIVLACNTN from the coding sequence ATGACAGAGGAATCTACCCTCAAATGGGAAGGTAAAGCCATGGCTGAGCTACCAGACACAGATCCACAATTTACATGGAATGTCTTCGAAGATTTCTGCAACCTACACAAGTGGATTCCCATAGAAACATGTTACCAAGTAGAGGGAGTTTCAGGTCAACCTGGTCTCATCCGCTATTGTGCTAATTCCActgttgaagaagaagaaggggtTGGTGATGATGCTCAGAAGACAACAACCATCAAATGGGCCAAAGAGAAGCTGCTTCAGATAGATCCTGTACAACGTTGTTTGACCTACGAAGTTGGTGAAAACAACATCGGATTTAAGTCCTATGTCGCCACAATCAAGGTGTTCCCCATCAACCACCACCGTGGATCCAAGATCGAGTGGAGCTTTGTCTGTGATCCCGTTCAAGGCTGGACCTTCCAAGATTTGAACTCCATTATTGAATCTTATGTGGAGATCGTCGCCAAGAAGATTGTGCTTGCATGTAACACCAACTAG
- the LOC114163935 gene encoding monoglyceride lipase, with protein sequence MSSAETEMEPLTSGASNRIIPLLKALRASLIFVYTFFLSFLFFILPRRRRLSSTAGPPSPKKHLRRRWLVREEEDTCRRRALAQDYLGMGRDEGWYRWSTSIFYGVRNNALFCRSWFPVSEDVKGILIIIHGLNEHSGRYADFARQLTSCKFAVYAMDWIGHGGSDGLHGYVPSLDHVVADTGAFLEKIRSDNPGIPCFLFGHSTGGAVVLKAASHPHIEVMVEGIILTSPALRVKPAHPIVGAVAPIFSLVAPRFQFKGANKRGIPVSRDPAALLAKYTDPLVYTGPIRVRTGHEILRISSYLMRNFNSVTVPFFVLHGTADKVTDPMASQDLYDKAASKFKDIKLYDGFLHDLLFEPEREEIAQDIINWMEKRLFTI encoded by the exons ATGTCTTCCGCCGAGACGGAGATGGAGCCTCTCACGTCGGGGGCGAGCAACCGCATAATTCCGCTCCTCAAGGCTCTCAGGGCTTCGCTCATCTTCGTCTACACCTTCTTCCTCTCCTTCCTCTTCTTCATCCTCCCCCGCCGCCGCCGCCTCTCCTCAACGGCGGGGCCACCGTCTCCCAAGAAGCATTTGAGGCGGCGCTGGCTCGTGCGCGAGGAGGAGGACACGTGCCGCCGGAGAGCCTTGGCGCAGGACTACCTGGGAATGGGTCGCGACGAAGGGTGGTACCGCTGGAGCACTTCCATTTTCTATGGGGTTAGAAACAACGCTTTGTTTTGCCGCTCATGGTTCCCAGTTTCCGAAGATGTCAA GGGCATTCTGATCATCATTCATGGGCTCAATGAACACAG CGGAAGATATGCGGACTTTGCGAGGCAATTAACATCATGCAAATTTGCTGTCTATGCAATGGACTGGATAG GTCATGGAGGCAGTGATGGCTTGCATGGTTATGTTCCTTCTCTTGATCATGTGGTTGCAGACACA GGGGCTTTCTTAGAAAAGATCAGATCGGATAATCCTGGGATACCATGTTTTCTCTTTGGTCACTCCACTGGAGGAGCTGTGGTCTTGAAA GCGGCTTCCCATCCTCATATTGAAGTAATGGTGGAAGGAATTATATTAACCTCGCCAGCTTTACGAGTGAAGCCAGCTCATCCAATTGTTGGT GCTGTTGCTCCAATATTTTCTCTGGTGGCTCCAAGGTTCCAATTCAAAGGAGCAAACAAAAGGGGCATTCCAGTTTCGAGGGATCCAGCAGCGTTGTTGGCGAAGTACACAGATCCTTTGGTGTACACAGGACCTATAAGGGTCCGAACTGGTCATGAAATACTACGGATATCCTCGTACTTAATGCGAAACTTCAACTCTGTGACTGTGCCATTCTTTGTTCTGCACGGCACTGCTGACAAGGTAACTGATCCAATGGCCTCACAAGATCTGTATGACAAAGCAGCTTCAAAGTTCAAAGACATAAAGCTGTATGATGGTTTTTTGCACGACCTTCTGTTTGAGCCTGAGCGTGAAGAGATTGCTCAGGACATTATCAACTGGATGGAAAAGAGACTATTCACTATctga
- the LOC114163703 gene encoding uncharacterized protein LOC114163703 translates to MNVGFQGTACDVSLEGNNEVATENAKCECCGMCEECSEEYIGRVREMFCGNMICGLCAEAVDVEMEKNGGRREKALEEHMNDCVRFNWLGRSYPALYQAEDVKEILKKTLRCSRAMSTTSKD, encoded by the coding sequence ATGAATGTTGGTTTTCAAGGCACTGCGTGTGATGTAAGCTTAGAAGGAAACAATGAAGTGGCCACAGAGAATGCGAAATGCGAGTGTTGCGGAATGTGCGAGGAGTGCAGCGAGGAGTACATAGGGCGCGTGCGTGAGATGTTCTGCGGGAACATGATATGCGGATTGTGTGCTGAAGCTGTGGATGTGGAGATGGAGAAGAATGGTGGGAGAAGAGAAAAGGCTTTGGAAGAACACATGAACGATTGTGTGAGGTTTAACTGGCTTGGTAGGTCGTATCCTGCGTTGTATCAAGCTGAAGATGTGAAGGAGATCTTGAAGAAGACTTTACGATGCAGCAGAGCCATGTCCACCACTTCTAAGGATTAA
- the LOC114163704 gene encoding uncharacterized protein LOC114163704: MKPSSSSSTLRKIKILLVSYMEQNEQKLRKAVSDVSSEIEKYYSELKLERIEEVEQAECQCCGLKEDCTSVYITEVEECYCGKWVCGLCSEAVKEKVGRNPSTVAMQEALNSHRDFCQEYNATRLNPQLSLTLSMREIAKRSFQNRKSKGLSRLSRTTSYP, encoded by the exons ATGAagccatcatcatcatcatcaactctcaggaaaattaaaatcttattaGTTTCCTACATG GAGCAGAATGAGCAAAAGCTTCGAAAGGCTGTGTCGGACGTGTCGAGTGAGATTGAGAAATACTATAGCGAGTTGAAGTTGGAGAGGATTGAAGAGGTGGAACAAGCTGAATGCCAGTGTTGTGGGTTGAAGGAGGATTGCACTTCGGTTTATATCACAGAGGTTGAAGAATGTTACTGTGGGAAATGGGTTTGTGGGCTTTGTTCTGAAGCTGTTAAAGAAAAAGTAGGGCGAAATCCTTCTACAGTAGCCATGCAAGAAGCTTTGAACTCACACAGGGATTTCTGCCAGGAATATAACGCTACCAGACTTAACCCTCAACTCTCGTTAACTCTTTCTATGAGGGAAATAGCCAAAAGAAGTTTTCAGAATAGGAAATCCAAGGGTTTATCCAGGCTTAGTCGCACCACTAGTTATCCCTGA